gttctcccaaaattctacccacaaagaaagctcacttaccacttgagctaccccaatCCTGATCTAATTAAcatctaacaattttttcaTGGCATATCTTTTTGCTCatctatttgaatttttttttgtaatgaatttttaagAGACcccttttgagattgagttagttgctcaattcttattttctttttttttttacgcttCTCAAACTcagatgaatattttctatAAGACATAAttgacataattataaaatcataaggaaaaaaataaaaatttatttaaaactctatgaataaataattaatcaagaaactaattcttgaatatattattttgaaatcaaaattattaagtcaagaaaataaaacaataaacaagaattgTGAAATAATacgtaattttaattacctaTAAAGAGAATCGAAGAACTTGAGAGtttgtatgataaaaaaaagaattgaagaatcagcTACGAGTTGAATTTGTCGTCTTTGCGTCAATTCACTAAATTGCTTTGCGTCAATTCATTAAATTGCGTGGTGCCTGCTAAATTGCATTTAAATTACTCTCCGCAAATTAATTGTTGTTGTCTTTGCAAAGAATACAATTGAGATTTTCCTCATGTAATTTGATTTACCTAATCTCAATTCTCACAAAGAGTAGTATGCCACTACAATCTACAATAGAAGACATCaaagtaaatatttaaattaattcaaattacctagtaaatttgttgaattacatatatagagttaggatcatatgagatcacctgtttaggtaagatcgtgagatcataTCTTGTACattcatgtaataatttaatggtctagattgatttaagattctaagttgaagtgtctgcgaacggtgataaaatgtgtgcaaatggtgattaaatgtatgtaaacggtgattaagtgtgtgccaacggtgattaaatgtgtgcaaacggagTGGTGTGGCagacaatctagaccattaaaattttttagattgatgtacaagatttgatctcaaaatattttaatggcctagattgattaagattccaagttgaactgtgtgcgaatggtgattaaatgtgtgctaacggagtgtgtgtgtcaatcaatctaatccattaaaaaaatattacatgaatgcacaaaatctgatctcacgatcttacctaaacaagtgatctcactggaaccctaccctatatatatatgtgtgtgtgtgtgtgtgtatgtgtgtgtgtgtgtgtgtgtgtgtgtatatatatacacacacatatacacacacacacacacacacacatatatatatatgtatatgtatacatatatatgtatatgtacatatatacatatacatatatagcattgtatatatgtacatatacatatatgttgtTAGAACTTATGAAATTATTAGCTATTTCAATGCTATTATTGCCTCAATTATGTCCTagaattggggtgttacaagacTGTTATGATTTCATCACTTCGACCCTCGACTCTCCAAAATGATCACCAAATCCACAATAAACTTACATTTTAGGTTAACATTTGCATAGTTGagaactaaattgagcaactttaGTAGTCGAGAACCAAAgtgatgaaattttaatagttgagggaccattatagctaaaaattgcatagtttggGACTATTTTGAGCAATTTTGGTTGGGAAGACTAAAGTGGTGAAatcttaatagtcgagggaccattttaggtaaaaattacatagttagggattattttgaacaattttggTAGGCGAGACTAAAGTgttgaaatcctaatagtcaagggaccattttagataaaaattgcatatttaaggattaaattgagcaactttggtAATCAAGGattaaagtggtgaaatcctaacaGTCGAGAGACCAAATTGCGTATTAACTCGTAGATTATACATTaatttaactcataaaatacattattttaacacataaagacattattctaactcataacatacattatcttaccctagaaattttattattttaacacataaagtacattatatattattctaactcataaactacattattttaacacataagaacattattctaacttataaaatacattatcttatcccaaaaaattcattatattattttaacaaataaagtatattatttaactcataaaataaacTATCTTATCTCAAAATgatcattattctaacacgcaCGCGGTGCAagattctttttttaatatcaaaacgacgtcactTTGGATCATGATCCAgacaataatttataaataaaaccCATAAATGTGAAAGAAAATGCAACATTGTATAGGCCCACTAAAATCCATTGTAAGCCCATTGCAGAAACCCTAAAACAGTCCATAATTAAACGCGCTTCCTTTCCTTTATACTATCAAGCTCTACTCAAAGAAACGCCTCTTCCGCACTGATTTGATTTCTTCCTCTTCTCCGAGTCAGTGTTCGGGTAAGTTGTCCCTGGGATTTGTCTTATAATTTTTCCGATTTTCGACGTGGTATGCGCCCAGCATTTTTGTGAATCTTTTGTTTGATTGTTTCTTCAATTGCTTTCGTGAATCATATCGGTGCCCTTTCTTTAGAGAGTTGATTTTTAGCTGCTATAACATATGCATTCTGTTTGTGCGGGTCATAGATCGTTAGTATATCACTTTGTCCCTTGTAGTTTTGAGAAATATGTTGCTATCTACTGTGTAATCCAACTTTTTTGTCTGAATTTCAGTTTGTTTACAgttattgagaaaaaaaaatctttttttttttggttttgataTAGAATTTTTGCTAAAAAATGGTGAGAGTTAGCGTGTTGAATGATGCTCTGAAGAGCATGTACAATGCTGAGAAGAGGGGAAAGAGACAGGTCATGATTAGGCCTTCCTCAAAAGTGATTGTCAAGTTTCTTCTGGTGATGCAGAAGCATGGTATGTTTGTTTCATTGTGTGAACAATTGCTGTTATGGGGTTGTTAGTCTTGGTTTGCTTACTCTTGGATGTGTTGCAGGATACATTGGGGAGTTTGAGTATGTGGATGATCACAGAGCAGGTAAAATTGTCGTTGAGTTGAACGGGAGGTTAAACAAGTGTGGTGTAATTAGTCCTCGTTTCGACATTGGTGTCAAGGACATCGAAGGATGGACTGCAAGGTTGCTTCCATCAAGACAGGTACCATACactattcaaattaatattttccaCTTAGAGATGCTTACTATTGGTCTTTCTTTATTCATACTGTTAATCTTTTTTGGCTATGATGAGCATTGTGTTGTGGTAATGTACTTGTCAGAGGATTAATGTTGGTACACATTTTTTGGCACTCATCTGAAAGTAATAGATCTCAAAATTGTTTATCTCATAAAGGTTTATATTGTTGGTGTGGTTTTTATGTTCTGAAAAAAGAACATTCCAGTTTCCTTGATTTTGAGCTCATGTCTAAGTTTCTTGATTTGTATTTTACACAAGCTCATATCTCaaaatttattgtttgtttttaagTATATTTGATCTGATTGTCTAGACTGTATAAATCAATTTGTACCTCTATCATGTTTGATTAAACATTAAGAGTGACAATCCACGTTGAATTTGGGGCAAATCACTGAATATTTGCAAGACCCAAGTGGTAGCAATTGTCacaaaataaagatttctttgtTGATGAGCAGTTGAGGCCCTCCTGCAAAGGAGGGAATCCTGTATATCTCCAAAGGGTCAATCTCATATCCTATCACCTTGGGGAGCAGAACTCTGCAATTACCGCTTGGGTTTGGCCATGAGAAGTACATTACTTTTGTGTGTAATTATAATGATATTAAAGCTATTTTCGATTTTGGCGTGTTAGTTTACACATTctatttgatgaattttcagttTGGATACATTGTGCTGACTACATCTGCCGGCATCATGGACCACGAGGAAGCCAGGAGAAAGAATGCAGGAGGAAAAGTTCTTGGTTTCTTTTACTAAGTTTCTTGTTCACGAGAATGAAAGGTGTCACTTTTTGTCATGTATTTCTGCTTTATACCTTCTGCTTGGAGATCTATATGTTTGATTTTAACTTTGTTTTCCCTAAGATTTGAGTAGAGCTTGTTGCCTTTATTTCATTTTGGAACAATGTTATTGACTAATACATTTAGCGGAATGTAGTGACCATTTCTATGTTACTGATGCAATTTCACACACCATTTACCATCTCTACACATACCCGCTTGAATGCAAGCTCCATTTACACGAGTATACCCGTTGTGTGCTTCTCTTTAATGATATTTGCATACAAGGCTTTTGTTTATAGCGTTGAATGAGTATTGTGTTTGCGTGATTGGCCAATAGCCCAAAATGAGGCATGACCGAGGCTAATCAGCGCGATTGAACTACATATGATTAGAATGAGACAGAACTATGAACTAGGCAAATGATCAAAGGACTCACTTTGTATGAAGAAGCCATGAactttcttattattgttaggTAGAAGAAAAAAGCATCAACTTTGCATTTCTGCAAACTTGGGTAAGGTACAATGCCAAAGGTTCTTAGGTTGCCCTAGTGGTAAGATTACCACTATGACTTAAGCTCCATCGCGTTCTTCTTCAATCTTCATCCTCTTCGTTTTCTCCATCGCCATTACCCTCGGGTTCCATCAGATCGCCATCACCCTCGGGATCCATCGGGCTGAGAAGCGTGTGGACTTCTTCGATCATCACCCTCTCGTCGGGTCCATTGCCATCACCCTTGGCGTCCATTAGATCGAGAAGTGTGTGGACGGGAGCCCGAGCTAGCTGCTGGGCCTTACCAGTGGTTTAGCAGAGATAGAGATGGAGTGAAAGTTGTGGAAAGAGGGAGAGAGTTTGAGCTATGGAATGGGTTTTGTAGTCGTCATGGTGGGAATAAGGGTATCTTCTTGAGCATATACTTATGGAAGGAAGTGACTTTTTGGTTCCATTATATACTTCAATTTGGAATCCACTCAAAGATCTCTCTTTCTTTTGTGTATATTTAGTGCATTTTATCTTGTCCAATTGCCAACAGAAATGCCATAACCTCGTTGGCCATTTACATCTCATCATCAAAGATGTACGAGGAAGTTTTAAGACCTTTAAATCATCCCAGACATATATTTACGAGTTTAAAGTATGAATATGTTTATTATAAAACATAGAAAATTTTTATGAGATCAGCGATAACTATGAGATTTAAAAAGCACATACAAGTTTCTTAAACTAAATAAACTGACAGGTCAAAACTAGGGGTGGCCATATAagtttttggttcgtttttttgtttttgtttttgttcggTTTGatttcggtttttttttttgggtttcaaattttagtttggtttcggttTGATTTTGGCTCACATTTGATTCTGATCAGTTTGAAGACTCAAACATTGTCTAGTTCTGATCTCTTGCACATATAactatttacttattttcactaataatttaaatttgaaaaagctAAACAACAagtccacaatgcatatttcaaatttcttaaacTAAATTAAGTCTAAACCGAACCGACATCTTCACCTGCGTCTGTCGTCTTTACAGCAACGTCATAGACTCGCAGAGAAAAATTGGGAACAAAGAATAATTGTGAAAATTTGAGttagaaaattgagaatttagtatatatatatttaggtaaatttgtaaataattaaatatacaaaatttgggtattaattaatttattttttcttttgttagttagtttgtttgtttgtttgtcgGACTCTAATAGAAATCTCTTGAATTTCTCCATGCAGAGAAACCTAGGAGACTGCCAGCTCACATtcggcaaattatattgtggatcatgatctggatttaattagttatatacAAAGtgtctaataaaatattatgtgttttgttttagtattactgactctgttacaatatagtatatgttcatatatactttttcaacatattgaagtacaaagagtcactATCGCCACAACTAAGACTCAAACCAAGTAACAAATGTAAATGCATGCCAAAAATCTTAAGAATATTGACATCATTAGTATAGTCCTGAGTGGTGTtggaataatattttatattatttttaataaatattaatatatagcaccgaaaaaaatattaatatataatatttattataataataaagttattacatttaaaattaataaccaatattaatattaatacatATGGTGTGTACACATCTATCTCgtgataattattaaaaattctatCTATTGTGTGTTGGCCGTTAAAAATCATAGGAAATTAAAAGATTTCACTTATATTCGTCCCAAactttttaatacatttaatcttcttcttctcccaaactttatTACCCTAGGTGGCTCATATTGATCTTAAAATTTCACTTGTATGTTTACACATTTccctcaacttttttttttttctaatatactTTCATATAATAAAGTAAGATTTTGTAGGAGTATTCAAGATCGTTCATAATGATGAATTAGATGAACATTCTTGTTGACTGTTAACCTTTCTTATATGTCAAAATTTCATTACTTTACAACATTCTATTTACAGTGTGTTTGAAaatccgaaaaatgatttctggaaatcatttttcgagttttcagTATTTggcaaagaagaaaaattaaagtcaaaagAAAATCATGTGTTAGTCAATGAAAAATACATCAAATTTTCAggaaaattatttctctttttttgggaagtcatttttcaagttCTCTACCTCACGCCTAATCTGCTGACCATCTCTTCCTCACGTCTGGGCGAAAACTGCATTTTACACTAGTCCGACCGACTGGTTTCGCAAACCAGTCGGCCAACCAGTTTGGCCGACTGGTTCTGGCCAGATTGGTTCCGAAACCAATTGATCAATGTGATTTTGCAGTGAGATTTTGCtataattttttgattttgATGTGATTTTGctgaaaattgttattataaatgttgttatatctaaacaacataattaaaatgtttaattatacatttttgttcatttttcaaaaaatgaattaaaacaCATCAAGACAGTTTTctggaatgcaaccaaacactagaaaggaaaatgttttatgtaaaagaattaatatcacttttggtccctcgacttttgagttttatcaattttggtgcacaactttaaattttttcaaatttggtgcctaactttgttatttttattagtacAGTTTTGGTTCTTCCGACCAAATTGATGGTGAAATGTTGCCGGGTTTTATATTTCAAGGGCAAAATCATTatcccaaagaaagatcttcaatagctagacaaaagaaaaatcatattaagagaaaaagaagggttTGTCAATTATCGATGATTTAATCTCATAGAACTCTGTATAGTTTCTGCTTGTCTTTCCCATTATTTGCATCGATCaaacacctataaatatgattttacagtggttttgtttagatattgaagatttttttttgggataatgATTGTgccattaaaatataaaattcggcaacatttcaccgtcaattcggtcggaaggaccaaaattgataaaaataacaaagttaggcaccaaaattgaaaacatttaaagttatgcaccaaattaaaattgataaaactcaaaagttgagggaccaaaagtgatattaattctatgtaaaatgactcatttttcaaaaaagtgttttctagaagtcattttcctgttttccaaacggacccttaattCAAACCAAGAGAATTCAAAAAATATCTTCTATAAATGATCATCCTCCAATATTTTGTTTGATGGAATCATATCTCCCCAAAAtctaagaatttaaaaaataaaaaatacatatgataattaaataaaaaaaatgttatttaaaatataatttgaattaaatacaTAATGTCAAATATATTGGTAATAATAAAcactattaaaatataaataaggcTTGTGTTAGATTAGATgcaattttcttaaaattagcACAAAAGAGAGATTTCTATCAACATACTTCACAATtccgaaatttaaaaaaaatatatatttgtgaaggaccttgtggtctagtggcatcaaacccttttctttatacgggaggtggtgggttcgaacttcagtggaggcaatactgaaggtttgttgtgcttcaataggttgagaaaatagttgtagttataaacagatactgcattgtaataaagtcaaatatatagtttttttaaCGAGAGACAAAGGTTCtttcatattaaagtcttactaAGCTTCATTTTCCTAACTTCATTCATATATACACTTTGACAATCAATTTTCCATTCATCctaattatctattttgagcaTATATTGGAAAAATCATATTTTCACTTTAGGAGAAtctaaataatatacataaacttGATCTAAATCAATAGTGACCATACTCAAAATAGTGTATCAAAAAAAGCCACTTATATGCCAAATTTTCAACAATCCCCAacataaatgaaaatttgattttCAAGATTAAAGGACACAATAATGTTCAATGGGTGATCCTTGCATAGTAAAAAGTAGTAGACGTGTATCAATCTTTGAACGCTCATACCTTTGATTGTAAAgatattttatttacttgttgTCTAATAAACGTATGTGATGCTTTTGCACTATCATGTTATTGATGTGGCAATAATATATCTTACATAAGAAGTAAGGAACCTTCAAacttttgtgtattttttatgAGTGTTGACATTTTAGCCATGGAATATACATGGTTCTACAaaagtttctaaagaattgagacTTTGTTAATTTACTTTTGAAGGGGCCCTTTCTCTCTCACATAGATGATTTTTTAACGAGCATTTTGCATATTTCACTTGTTAATTTACTTTTGAAATGGTCATTTTTCTCATACATAGATAATTTTTTAACGAGCATTTTGCATATTTCACTTAGAACAACTAATGCTTGAGAATAACTAAAGCACGTATGTGCCAACTTCTCACATGTAGGTGTCACTATTTCAACAAAGGACTTAAGAGTTCAAGACCCCACAGTGAACCACatttagttttataatttaGTTATCATTTTTTAACTTAATTAGTTGCCAACTAAATTAGGTATCCACTAAAGACTTATCCCTTTCAAGGGTTTTAGTCCCCTTTTTCATCACAACTAACTTTTCCATCAAGTTTAACCCTTTAGTTAGTGGATCTGAAATATTTTCTATGATTTCATGTTATCAAAAGAGATAATTAAGAAAAGTTGGTTAATGGTTTTATATGTACAATATATATGTCTAAACTTACCATATTATACATATTACGTTGGACCATACGAATTATCAATTGACTATCAAAATGTATACAAAGTGGACGTATAGATTTTTTGCACCTTGAAATATCCTCTAGAGAATTGCGTATCCATGTAGCCTTTTTTACTACACTTGTCCAAAACTATCATATCAATCAGGTTCCATTGTGAGTCTAGGTATCATGGTTTATTTCAAGGATTTCTATATTACAACTACACCGACTGACGTAAATATGTAGAAACTCGTAGACATACAATAAAATTGGGCGTCTTATATACTACAGTCCAATGTCAAAGCATGCCTTAAGTATCTTATATGATATCTTATTACTCTTAATATAACATTCTAGATAGTAGTAATTTAAAGACCGAGATTGTTTGCATATGTACTTAGTCTATTGACTGCATATGCAATATCTAGTCTAGTCCAATTCGATCATTAGATATATTAAACTtcaaataatcataatttattaatacacTAGTCTTCTCGATTATTTTAGATAAATGCATATTAGTACTTAATGGCATTCTagccaattaattaattatctgttaaatttttcaataattttatcaatataatgaattttttttttgagttctaccgACTCGGTTACagtgtagtatctattcatagaaTCATTTATGCTCTATACCTTCAATGGGAAGATCTGCTCGTAtatgtttgatttttattatttttattttcctagCATCGATTTGAGTAGAGCTTGTTGCCTTCATTCGTTTTGGAATGCTGCTATTGATGACGACTGATAAGTTTAGCATAATAATGTAGTGAACATTTCTCTGGTATTGATGCAATTTCAGACACCATATACCTGCTCAGCGTATACCACTTGCATGAGATGTtgacaaaattagcataaattgACGTTTAAGTAGTTATTTTCAAGTATTAATACgagtttgaattaaaaaattgatgTTTTCTGACTGCAGGGTGCAAATTAAATCCCAGAATAAGTTTGAACACGATTTAAGACTACTTAGAGCAATTCAACTACATATAGTTGGAATGAGGCAAAATTATAAACTAGTGAAAAGATCAAGGGCTCACTTTGTATGAAGAGACCATGAgctttcttattattgttaggtaggagaaaaaaaaatcaacttggATCCTACTTTGTGACCCTAGTCGATAAAGATCACAATAAGATAAACCAGCCAAGGTCACTCCTATTACTCTATTaggaatcaaatttaaaatcttgtgtaaaaaaaaaaaaaaaaaaaaaaaaaaactttgcatTTCTGCAAACTTGGGTAGGGTACAATATATTGCCAAAGGTTCTTGGGTTGCCCTGGTGGTAAGATTACCACCATGACTTAAGCTCCATCGCGTTCTACTTCAATCTTCATCCTCGTTGTTGTTGCTGCTCCCACTGCCTCCATCGCTATCGTCATCActatcaccatcaccatcaccatcaccaccaccctCGAGTTCCATTAGGCCGAGAAGCGCATGCATGGACGGAGCCCTAGCTAGATGCTGGACCTGGTTTGGCAGGGAAAGAGATAGCTAGAGTGAAAGTGTGAAAGTTAGGGGGAATGCTTTTGTAGTCGTCATGGTGGGAATAAGGGTATCTTATGAGCATATACTTGTGGAAGGCAATATATCACTTTTTGCTTCCATTATATTACATCTACTCCCCCATTTACTACAATTCAATTTGGAATCCACTTAAGATCTCTCTTTCCTTTTAGTGCATTTTATCTTCCTTGTCCTATCCCCACTACAAATGACATAACCTCATTAACGTTGTCCATTTCATGTTTCCTACTTTACATCATCGAAAATTTGCACACTTAATGAGTATGTTTTAAGACCATTATTAAATCATTCTTCCACACATGTAATCACTTAAATGAGGTTTTTCTGAAgtcatttttaattcaattttgcaTAATATTAAGTGCTGCCGGTCTcatttacctgtcttacttttccttttttgtttgtCCCAAAATAGTGTTCTCTTTATAAAAGTAAGCATAACTATCATTCTACATTTCTCAAttacccttttgacattttttttcaaatttgtagACAATTAATGAAGTAAGTACAATGGTACTTTGTACAAATGACACCTCCTTTTTAGGggcaaaaattgaaataattaatactaacaTTTATTTTGTTGCATTAAAAACGGTACAAAAAGCAAATATGACAAGCAATTAAGGAGGGAGAgagtattattatataaattcatatatttagtactattgaatttaaaaaataattaaaaattacgcATGAAAATCatcaaagaaaaaagagtttatttgacaaataaatagtaaatattacAAGTAAAATGTGACAAAGGGAGTAACATATTTTCGAATTAAGCAAACttgttcataaaaaaatatgggataagggtcaaatagaccgtCAAACTATACTCATTTGTTCAATTAGGTCTTTCAACTccaaaaagctccaattaggcactcaaacttgttattttggaacaAATAAGCCCTCTAACCTATTTGTGACTTGTTATTGCAGGTCAACTAGACTTCTGGCCAACTCCGACAAACCTTCGACCAATTTCCGGCGACTAAATAACATTGAAAACTTTGCATTTTGCCGGAGAAAGCTTCAGAGTGACCGACAACTATGAAGATGtcacctttttttattttttaaaatttttttgtcaatttcttttcttccttttttttttttttctccctccaCTCTCTCTTATTTACTCCatcaaaaacaacaaaaaattaagattaTTAGAGATGTCCTTAGTGGACTTGGAGTCTTAGTTTGAATGAAACTAGGATAGAAAGGGTTCGAAATTAAATGCGATAAACTTGCCACAACCTAACTGTTATGCATAATTATATATCATGATTATCATCCTCGAACTATAGAAAGACTAGACAGAAATCTAAGATGCAAGTAGAAGAAAAGATGGGGCAATTCCCTCAATTCGACGTCGTATCAGACATCTCCGATCACAAATATTTCAATGCCTCGTCCTATATGCAACTGCCCGCAATCAGAGCCGTGATGAGAGAGTGGAAAATCCTGGAGAAAAATCTCCCCGGGGGCTCGATCTTCGTTCGGGCCTACGAGGGCCGGGTGGATCTCCTCCGGGCTGCAATCGTGGGCCCCCAGAAAACCCCATACCACGACGGCCTCTTCTTCTTCGACTTCCAATTCCCAAACAACTACCCCCACGCGCCTCCCAAAGCCCACTACTGGTCCTTCGGGCGCTGTTTGAACCCCAACTTATACGAAAACGGGTGGGTTTGTCTCAGCCTCCTGAACACGTGGCGCGGCCCGAAAGAGACCCGGTGGCAGCCCGGAGTGTCCACAATGCTCCAAGTCCTCGTCTCCCTTCAGGCTTTGGTCCTCAACCAATCCCCGCTCCACAACGAGCCCATGATCCTCACCAAACTAATGACAACCTCGTACACCTACAACGACACCGCCTTCGTGCTGACGTGTCGGACCATGTTGTCCCTTATCCGCACCCCGCCCAGGGGCTTCGAGACGCTCGTGAAGAATCACTTCGGGACCCGGGCCCACGCCATCCTGGCGGCGTGCCAGGTCTACCTTAACGGCTTCGCGCGTGTCGGGGATTACGCGTACGGCGGCGGCCTCTCTCCGCGTCGTCTCTTCGCCGCGTCGTCGGAGGAGCAACGGAGAGTTGTTTTTAGCGTAAATTCGGATTTCAAACGCTCGTTAAAAGTTGAGTACAAGGCGCTGGTTGTCGCCCTCTCCAAACACGACCCTTCCTTGAAAGGGTTCTCCCAGGAGCTTGAACGAATGGTGAATGATGCAGTGAAGAACTCTGTTCCTCCTCCGAGCTTTTGCAA
This portion of the Ipomoea triloba cultivar NCNSP0323 chromosome 5, ASM357664v1 genome encodes:
- the LOC116018993 gene encoding 40S ribosomal protein S15a-1; amino-acid sequence: MVRVSVLNDALKSMYNAEKRGKRQVMIRPSSKVIVKFLLVMQKHGYIGEFEYVDDHRAGKIVVELNGRLNKCGVISPRFDIGVKDIEGWTARLLPSRQFGYIVLTTSAGIMDHEEARRKNAGGKVLGFFY
- the LOC116021219 gene encoding putative ubiquitin-conjugating enzyme E2 39, which encodes MQVEEKMGQFPQFDVVSDISDHKYFNASSYMQLPAIRAVMREWKILEKNLPGGSIFVRAYEGRVDLLRAAIVGPQKTPYHDGLFFFDFQFPNNYPHAPPKAHYWSFGRCLNPNLYENGWVCLSLLNTWRGPKETRWQPGVSTMLQVLVSLQALVLNQSPLHNEPMILTKLMTTSYTYNDTAFVLTCRTMLSLIRTPPRGFETLVKNHFGTRAHAILAACQVYLNGFARVGDYAYGGGLSPRRLFAASSEEQRRVVFSVNSDFKRSLKVEYKALVVALSKHDPSLKGFSQELERMVNDAVKNSVPPPSFCNLNLLFRRFWEWIWMGSIE